One Tolypothrix bouteillei VB521301 DNA window includes the following coding sequences:
- a CDS encoding P-II family nitrogen regulator, with product MKKVEAIIRPFKLDEVKIALVNAGIVGMTVSEVRGFGRQKGQTERYRGSEYTVEFLQKLKVEIVVEDNQVDMVVDKIIAAARTGEIGDGKIFISPVEQVVRIRTGEKNTEAV from the coding sequence ATGAAGAAAGTTGAGGCTATTATTCGTCCCTTCAAGCTTGATGAGGTGAAAATTGCTTTGGTCAATGCTGGTATAGTTGGGATGACAGTTTCTGAAGTACGAGGTTTTGGACGGCAGAAGGGTCAAACCGAACGCTATCGGGGTTCTGAGTACACTGTAGAGTTTTTGCAAAAACTTAAAGTGGAAATTGTTGTTGAAGATAACCAGGTAGACATGGTTGTAGATAAAATTATTGCAGCTGCTCGTACTGGCGAAATTGGTGATGGTAAAATCTTTATCTCGCCAGTCGAACAAGTGGTGCGAATTCGTACTGGCGAAAAAAATACAGAAGCAGTATAA
- the rdgB gene encoding RdgB/HAM1 family non-canonical purine NTP pyrophosphatase gives MTLLVVATGNPGKLREMQAYLANANWELTLKPQELEVEETGETFAANACLKASQVAKATGNWAIADDSGLQVDALNGAPGVYSARYGTTDSDRIARLLRELGDTPNREAQFVCAIAIARPDGTIALQTEGICHGEILYEPRGTGGFGYDPVFYVPQMQLTYAEMTPEMKRSISHRGKAFDTLLQKLETIANS, from the coding sequence ATGACATTACTTGTTGTAGCAACAGGAAATCCAGGAAAATTGCGCGAAATGCAAGCTTACCTGGCTAATGCTAATTGGGAATTAACCCTTAAACCGCAAGAATTAGAAGTAGAAGAAACGGGAGAAACATTTGCAGCCAATGCTTGTTTAAAAGCATCTCAAGTCGCAAAAGCCACAGGAAATTGGGCAATAGCCGATGATTCTGGCTTGCAAGTAGACGCTTTAAACGGTGCGCCTGGAGTGTATTCTGCTCGTTATGGAACAACCGATAGCGATCGCATTGCCAGATTATTGAGAGAATTAGGCGATACACCAAATCGGGAAGCTCAGTTTGTTTGTGCCATTGCGATCGCCCGTCCGGATGGTACTATTGCTTTACAAACAGAAGGCATATGTCACGGGGAAATTCTTTATGAACCTCGTGGTACTGGTGGCTTCGGCTACGATCCAGTTTTTTATGTTCCTCAGATGCAATTAACCTATGCAGAGATGACACCAGAAATGAAGCGTTCGATCAGTCATAGAGGTAAAGCGTTTGATACTTTACTTCAAAAGTTAGAGACAATAGCTAATAGCTAA
- a CDS encoding phosphoglucomutase/phosphomannomutase family protein yields the protein MRVATNSIKFGTDGWRGVIADEFTFERVALVAPIAAKVLFDTYGEKVGSRKIVVGHDRRFMAEDFARKVAEVVSASGFDVLLTDTYAPTPAFSWAAKQQNALGALVITASHNPGKYLGLKVKSAFGGSVPPEVTKQIEALLTQEIPPVSKPGKIEHFNPWQSYCDALEGKVNITKIRDAISSGKLTVFGDVMHGAAAGGLAMLLGNEVKEINSNRDPLFEGGAPEPLPKYLSHLFEVMRHHREITPSSLTVGLVFDGDSDRIAAVDGEGNFLSSQVLVPILIDHLTLRRSFKGEIVKTVSGSDLIPRLAALYNLSVFETPVGYKYIADRMLEAEVLLGGEESGGIGYGSHIPERDALLSALYVLEAIVESGLDLGDYYRHLQEQTSFTSAYDRIDLPLSSMEVRSRLLEQLQTQPLTEIAGKSVIDCQTIDGYKFRLADNSWLMIRFSGTEPVLRLYCEAPTLEQVHQTLAWAKDWAE from the coding sequence ATGCGAGTTGCAACTAACTCAATCAAGTTTGGGACAGATGGCTGGCGTGGCGTCATTGCAGATGAGTTCACCTTTGAACGCGTAGCTCTAGTTGCGCCGATAGCTGCAAAAGTTTTATTTGATACATATGGAGAAAAAGTAGGTAGCCGTAAAATCGTTGTGGGACACGACAGACGCTTTATGGCAGAAGACTTTGCTCGTAAAGTTGCTGAGGTTGTATCAGCATCTGGGTTCGATGTGCTACTGACAGACACTTATGCTCCAACCCCGGCTTTTAGTTGGGCAGCAAAGCAACAAAATGCGTTAGGGGCATTGGTAATTACTGCAAGTCACAATCCTGGAAAATATTTGGGCTTAAAAGTGAAAAGCGCCTTCGGTGGTTCTGTACCCCCTGAAGTGACAAAACAAATAGAAGCACTGTTAACTCAAGAAATACCACCAGTATCAAAACCAGGTAAAATAGAACACTTTAATCCTTGGCAAAGTTACTGTGACGCGTTAGAAGGCAAAGTTAATATTACTAAAATTCGTGATGCGATTTCTTCAGGGAAACTGACGGTATTTGGCGACGTGATGCATGGAGCCGCCGCAGGTGGGTTGGCAATGCTACTTGGCAATGAAGTAAAAGAGATTAACAGCAATCGCGATCCTCTGTTTGAAGGAGGTGCGCCAGAACCTCTGCCTAAATACCTTTCACACTTGTTTGAGGTGATGCGCCATCATCGAGAAATCACTCCCTCTAGTTTAACGGTCGGTTTGGTATTTGATGGAGACAGCGATCGCATTGCAGCCGTAGATGGAGAAGGAAATTTTCTCAGTTCGCAAGTATTAGTCCCCATACTCATTGACCATTTGACTTTAAGACGCAGTTTTAAAGGTGAAATCGTCAAAACCGTAAGTGGATCTGATTTGATTCCTCGCTTAGCGGCTCTTTATAATTTGTCAGTATTTGAAACACCAGTAGGTTACAAGTACATTGCCGATAGAATGCTAGAAGCAGAGGTGCTGTTGGGTGGAGAAGAGTCCGGAGGAATTGGCTACGGAAGTCACATTCCCGAACGAGATGCACTGCTTTCAGCATTGTATGTACTAGAAGCCATTGTGGAATCAGGGCTAGATCTGGGTGACTATTACCGTCACCTACAGGAACAAACCAGCTTTACTTCCGCATACGATCGCATCGATTTACCATTGTCTAGCATGGAAGTGCGATCGCGTCTTCTAGAACAACTACAAACCCAACCTCTGACGGAAATTGCCGGAAAATCAGTTATTGATTGCCAAACCATAGATGGTTACAAATTCCGCTTAGCCGATAACAGTTGGTTAATGATTCGTTTTAGCGGAACCGAACCAGTTTTGCGTCTGTATTGCGAAGCCCCTACCCTCGAACAAGTGCATCAAACTCTTGCTTGGGCAAAAGATTGGGCGGAATAA
- the pip gene encoding prolyl aminopeptidase, with product MKKLYPPIEPYKESSLKVSDLHTIHFEESGNPQGKPIVLLHGGPGGGCPPFYRQYFNPEKWRLIMFDQRGCGQSTPHAELRENTTWDLVSDIEKLRAHLNIEKWVVFGGSWGSALALAYSQTHPCQCAGLILRGIFMLRQKELQWFYQEGASYIFPDAWEEYLKPIPFDERDDLLTAYYKRLTSPDMNTRLQAARAWSIWEASTSRLFPDTELKAKFGESVFAEAFARIECHYFINKGFFETDDRLLANVHRIRHIPTVIVQGRYDVVCPMISAWELHRAWPEAEFIVVPDAGHSMTEPGILSALIEATDNFA from the coding sequence ATGAAAAAACTATATCCACCTATAGAACCTTACAAGGAAAGCAGTCTTAAGGTTTCTGACTTGCATACTATCCATTTTGAGGAGTCAGGAAACCCGCAAGGTAAACCTATTGTTTTGCTACATGGCGGACCGGGTGGTGGATGTCCGCCTTTCTACCGACAATATTTTAATCCAGAAAAATGGCGTCTGATTATGTTTGACCAACGGGGTTGCGGTCAAAGCACTCCCCATGCAGAACTACGAGAAAACACAACGTGGGATTTAGTGAGTGATATTGAAAAACTAAGAGCGCATTTAAATATCGAAAAGTGGGTTGTGTTTGGTGGTAGCTGGGGGAGTGCTTTAGCATTAGCCTACAGCCAAACCCATCCCTGTCAGTGTGCGGGGCTGATTTTGCGTGGCATATTTATGCTGCGGCAAAAAGAATTGCAATGGTTCTATCAAGAGGGGGCTAGTTATATTTTTCCTGATGCTTGGGAAGAATATTTAAAACCAATTCCATTTGATGAACGTGATGATTTACTCACAGCTTATTACAAACGCTTGACCAGCCCAGATATGAATACTCGATTGCAAGCAGCGCGTGCTTGGTCAATTTGGGAAGCCAGTACAAGCAGATTGTTTCCAGATACAGAACTGAAGGCAAAGTTTGGAGAGAGTGTTTTCGCAGAGGCGTTTGCACGAATTGAGTGTCATTACTTTATTAATAAAGGATTTTTTGAAACAGACGATCGCTTGCTTGCAAATGTCCATCGCATACGTCATATTCCGACAGTCATCGTTCAAGGACGATATGATGTTGTGTGTCCAATGATATCAGCTTGGGAATTGCATCGTGCATGGCCGGAAGCAGAATTTATTGTTGTTCCTGATGCGGGACATTCCATGACTGAACCGGGAATTCTCAGTGCTTTGATCGAAGCAACTGATAATTTTGCATAG